One genomic window of Paenisporosarcina antarctica includes the following:
- a CDS encoding FtsB family cell division protein yields MNNNENEENRKISSINKEYVHSVERQEKRQKAHKMRLFRRLAAFSVIVVFVMGWLTFTMFTQSQALAAKEEKKEEAIQALEQVKYEQDMLKTQILKLNDDDYIVKLARKEYFLSNEGEIIFAIPEKDDKNNDSKE; encoded by the coding sequence GTGAATAATAATGAAAATGAAGAAAATCGCAAAATCTCATCCATTAATAAAGAGTATGTCCACTCGGTTGAACGTCAAGAAAAGCGCCAAAAAGCACATAAAATGCGTTTATTTAGACGATTAGCTGCTTTTTCTGTCATTGTAGTTTTTGTAATGGGTTGGTTAACCTTTACAATGTTTACCCAATCACAAGCGTTAGCTGCAAAAGAAGAGAAGAAAGAAGAAGCTATACAAGCATTGGAACAAGTTAAATACGAACAAGATATGTTGAAAACTCAAATTCTAAAGTTAAATGATGATGATTATATTGTGAAACTCGCAAGAAAAGAATATTTCCTTTCTAATGAGGGTGAAATTATTTTTGCAATTCCTGAAAAAGATGACAAAAATAACGATTCAAAAGAGTAG
- a CDS encoding S1 domain-containing RNA-binding protein: MSIEVGSKVQGKVTGITNFGAFVELPGGSTGLVHISEVADNYVKDINEHLKVGDMVEVKVMNVEADGKIGLSIRKAKPQAERPERPQRPRPNNRPNDRDRPFKENFEQKMARFLKDSEERLTTLKRATETKRGGRGAKRG, from the coding sequence ATGTCAATTGAAGTAGGCAGCAAGGTACAAGGTAAAGTAACAGGAATCACAAATTTCGGAGCATTCGTCGAACTACCAGGTGGCTCAACAGGTCTTGTTCATATCAGTGAAGTTGCTGATAATTATGTGAAAGATATCAACGAGCATTTGAAAGTCGGGGACATGGTTGAAGTAAAAGTGATGAATGTCGAGGCTGACGGTAAAATCGGCTTATCTATTCGTAAAGCCAAGCCACAAGCTGAGCGACCAGAACGTCCTCAACGACCACGTCCAAATAATCGTCCAAACGATCGAGACCGTCCATTCAAAGAGAATTTCGAACAAAAAATGGCACGTTTCTTAAAAGATAGTGAAGAACGTTTAACCACTTTGAAACGCGCAACTGAAACTAAACGTGGCGGTCGTGGCGCAAAACGAGGATAA
- a CDS encoding DinB family protein — MIKQQILEIHKNYQVWLNSLKELSNEEAMSPYAPGKWSPNIIIMHLAQWDRFTLEDRLPFMKEGAKLEKFPAFEEFNAKAEALASQQTFEETIAYAKRQRQCITKKLEEINDSEWHKEFNIGNHSLSIMSYFTDFSEHDEHHKRQIERVRSR; from the coding sequence ATGATCAAACAACAAATTTTAGAGATTCACAAAAATTATCAGGTATGGTTGAATTCATTGAAAGAGTTATCAAACGAAGAAGCAATGAGCCCGTATGCTCCTGGAAAGTGGTCACCAAATATAATTATCATGCATTTAGCACAATGGGATCGCTTTACCTTAGAAGATCGGCTACCCTTCATGAAAGAAGGTGCTAAACTTGAAAAATTTCCTGCCTTCGAAGAGTTTAATGCAAAAGCTGAAGCACTTGCTTCACAACAAACATTTGAAGAAACCATTGCTTATGCAAAAAGACAACGTCAATGCATTACGAAAAAACTTGAAGAAATAAATGACAGTGAATGGCACAAAGAATTTAACATTGGTAATCATTCTTTGTCGATTATGAGTTATTTTACTGATTTTTCTGAACACGATGAACATCATAAACGACAAATTGAGCGTGTTAGAAGTAGATAG
- a CDS encoding SpoIIE family protein phosphatase: MTTDSVKKMPIWSRWMIWIKKKKLKITLSLLIIFFAFFLSRVVLFEAAVPFFLPIWAIVARRYPRYLPFVWIGGLSGSLTLGIGQTVIHVLLVGGYQVVSHLLKQKKFIPLQVAIVVLLVQMGWQAVSYGGAIPLSVSLLVLYESVLSAIMTVFLFQLFVPMHVLTIAKWTFERIGAAVMVSALMLTGMGSLVFGVISIPLVLVHLVVFGAVSVGGVFVGTAVATIMGTILSLSQLSFSGMIAVYALSGLCAGLFQNKGRIWMAIGSLGAALFFTVYDTTLPLDKVYFYSLTCAMLIFFILPTSWLNYAQNQLFPKPTSVLFKRQQWLTDKVNTQLYDFQQFVEFITQLVNDRFPTQKEVASSSRMTDYSVCGTCFRQDKCWGVEDQGMYPVVEEWKELRAHTKSGVRYRLNDRIQEKCVRSSGLIDALEEQFANNKLAGHYAHGKKMLAFQLRDMSQHVSDLMADIKLNEANHESEEEIISRCLDNAKIAHFQIDMLSEEPGARKIVCCLPLKQAEWETNQMIGERLISPILHELYDEPFEISRTSEIQDPFAHVQITFQSAVRFKYDYGVFTRASQDTLYSGDAHSVIPLHNGLVAFVLSDGMGQNMEAYHESRKVIRLLRECLQHQMNPETAMHTLHYVMSLKHHSDLYATLDLALLDLQQGKLWSFKAGSMSTYLLRGKDSVKIDSQSVPIGFLPTLSVDAEERIVKDGDILVMLSDGIFSPDDSLEEQEDELIRLMRKYETLPTESLAEILVSEFNRKYPAAEDDRTLIVVKVKHAVPEWSLFSPSYRNNSRERMVK; the protein is encoded by the coding sequence ATGACAACTGATAGTGTGAAGAAAATGCCTATTTGGAGCCGTTGGATGATTTGGATAAAGAAAAAAAAATTAAAAATCACGTTATCCTTACTCATTATATTTTTTGCCTTCTTCTTATCAAGAGTCGTGTTATTTGAAGCAGCTGTTCCATTTTTCTTACCCATATGGGCAATTGTGGCAAGGCGGTATCCACGTTATTTACCGTTCGTTTGGATTGGTGGTCTTAGTGGGAGTTTAACACTTGGAATTGGACAGACAGTCATTCATGTTTTACTAGTAGGTGGCTATCAAGTAGTAAGTCACCTACTAAAGCAAAAAAAATTCATCCCATTGCAAGTGGCTATTGTAGTCTTGCTTGTCCAAATGGGATGGCAAGCCGTATCGTATGGCGGAGCCATTCCACTGTCTGTATCTTTACTAGTATTGTATGAAAGCGTTCTATCTGCGATTATGACAGTCTTTCTATTTCAATTATTTGTCCCAATGCACGTATTAACAATAGCCAAATGGACGTTTGAACGAATTGGTGCAGCTGTGATGGTGAGTGCTTTAATGTTAACAGGTATGGGGAGTTTGGTATTTGGGGTCATCTCAATTCCTCTAGTGCTCGTTCACCTTGTGGTATTTGGAGCAGTAAGCGTTGGTGGGGTTTTTGTTGGAACTGCAGTTGCCACGATTATGGGGACAATTCTTAGTTTATCTCAACTATCGTTTAGCGGAATGATTGCGGTTTATGCGTTGTCAGGATTATGTGCAGGGTTATTTCAAAATAAAGGTCGTATATGGATGGCTATCGGATCTCTTGGCGCAGCACTATTTTTCACTGTATATGACACCACATTACCGCTTGATAAAGTTTATTTTTATTCACTTACTTGTGCGATGTTAATCTTTTTTATATTACCAACTTCTTGGTTAAACTATGCTCAGAATCAATTGTTCCCAAAACCTACATCCGTACTTTTTAAAAGGCAACAATGGTTAACAGATAAAGTAAATACACAATTATATGATTTTCAACAGTTCGTTGAATTTATTACACAGCTTGTTAATGATCGCTTTCCAACGCAAAAAGAAGTAGCTTCAAGCAGTCGAATGACGGATTATTCAGTATGCGGCACTTGCTTTAGACAAGATAAATGTTGGGGGGTGGAAGATCAAGGTATGTATCCAGTCGTAGAAGAGTGGAAAGAGCTAAGAGCTCATACCAAATCAGGTGTTCGCTATCGCTTAAATGACCGGATTCAAGAAAAATGTGTACGTTCAAGCGGGCTTATTGATGCACTCGAAGAACAGTTCGCAAACAATAAACTAGCTGGACATTACGCTCATGGTAAAAAAATGCTAGCGTTCCAACTACGTGACATGAGTCAACATGTGAGTGATCTTATGGCTGATATTAAGCTAAATGAAGCAAATCACGAATCTGAAGAAGAGATCATTTCAAGATGCTTAGATAACGCGAAAATCGCGCACTTTCAAATTGATATGCTTTCAGAAGAACCGGGAGCACGGAAAATTGTATGTTGTTTGCCTTTAAAACAAGCGGAGTGGGAAACGAACCAAATGATAGGTGAGCGTCTTATTAGTCCTATTCTTCATGAATTATATGATGAACCGTTCGAGATTAGTCGTACTTCTGAAATTCAAGATCCTTTTGCACACGTTCAAATCACGTTCCAATCTGCTGTGAGATTTAAGTATGATTATGGAGTGTTTACAAGGGCCTCCCAGGATACCTTATATTCTGGGGATGCACATAGTGTTATTCCTTTGCATAACGGGCTAGTAGCGTTCGTATTGTCAGATGGGATGGGTCAGAACATGGAAGCCTACCATGAGAGTAGAAAAGTTATTCGCTTGTTGCGTGAATGCTTACAACATCAAATGAACCCAGAAACTGCGATGCATACGCTACATTACGTCATGTCTCTTAAGCATCATTCGGATTTATATGCTACGTTGGATTTAGCGTTACTTGATTTACAACAAGGGAAGTTATGGTCGTTTAAAGCTGGAAGCATGTCAACATACTTACTCAGAGGGAAAGACAGTGTGAAAATTGATAGTCAAAGCGTGCCGATAGGTTTCTTGCCAACGCTGTCGGTAGATGCAGAAGAACGTATTGTAAAAGATGGGGATATTTTAGTGATGCTATCAGACGGAATATTCTCACCAGATGATTCCTTAGAAGAACAAGAAGATGAACTCATACGTTTAATGAGAAAGTATGAGACATTACCAACTGAATCACTTGCTGAAATATTGGTGTCAGAATTTAATCGAAAATATCCTGCTGCGGAAGATGATCGAACATTAATTGTAGTCAAAGTTAAGCATGCTGTTCCGGAATGGTCACTCTTTTCTCCATCATATCGAAATAATTCGCGTGAAAGAATGGTAAAATAG
- the tilS gene encoding tRNA lysidine(34) synthetase TilS, whose amino-acid sequence MDFRKQVIMYSQKHQLISGRDRLLVACSGGADSITLLTFLNQQKDFLGIEIGCIHANHGLRGEESDEDERFVENLCHNLNISFHRKKLPINDILIRENGNLQDICRRERYHFFEEVMKKSKYNKLAVAHHADDQVESVLMGLTRGTRTNGMLSKRSFGKAKLIRPFLSVTRKQIEHYLNQQHITYREDSSNKKDTYTRNRFRHHIVPLVQEENPNVAAAISQWTHQQQQDEQLLQKLAMNEYEKIILSTSLHSLSIDIQLFRRIEIALQKRVVLLILKYLYPNESLWLSHDLINQIHSQCLERDGSSEIHLPKGRKVFRHYSTMLFSFDEAKSSPLLTPIILVTGEWVAAGFNLRIKVCNRDDAFCFDEGWYVTLEQRELPIHMRGRQSGDRLLLKGMKDSKRLSRLMIDEKVPRHIRKEVPVLETQLGEIIGLPGVRLGSRFTKHPHDGWTHKFMIEKETTNPEEESIC is encoded by the coding sequence TTGGATTTTCGTAAACAAGTTATAATGTATAGTCAAAAACACCAATTAATAAGTGGTAGGGATCGACTTCTTGTTGCATGTTCAGGGGGCGCAGATTCAATTACGCTCCTCACCTTTTTAAACCAACAAAAAGATTTTCTTGGTATTGAAATTGGCTGTATTCATGCGAATCATGGTCTTAGAGGTGAAGAATCAGACGAAGATGAACGTTTTGTTGAAAATCTATGCCATAATCTGAACATCAGTTTTCACAGAAAAAAGCTACCTATAAATGACATACTAATTCGTGAAAATGGAAACTTACAGGATATTTGCCGCCGTGAACGTTATCACTTTTTTGAAGAAGTGATGAAAAAAAGCAAATACAATAAGCTCGCTGTAGCTCATCATGCGGATGATCAAGTAGAATCGGTATTAATGGGTTTAACAAGAGGAACTCGAACGAATGGCATGTTATCAAAACGTTCCTTTGGAAAAGCTAAGTTAATTCGTCCATTTTTATCCGTCACGAGAAAACAAATCGAACATTATTTGAACCAACAACACATTACATATCGTGAAGATTCAAGTAATAAGAAAGATACATACACGCGGAATCGATTTCGCCATCATATCGTACCTCTTGTCCAAGAAGAAAACCCAAATGTTGCAGCTGCTATAAGTCAGTGGACACATCAACAACAGCAAGATGAGCAATTATTGCAGAAACTTGCTATGAATGAATATGAGAAAATTATCCTATCAACATCCCTTCATTCACTATCTATTGACATACAACTATTTCGACGCATCGAGATTGCTTTACAAAAAAGGGTCGTTCTACTAATATTAAAGTATCTATATCCAAATGAAAGTTTATGGTTAAGTCATGATCTTATTAATCAAATTCATAGCCAGTGTCTCGAACGTGACGGTTCAAGTGAGATTCATCTTCCAAAAGGGAGAAAAGTGTTCCGTCACTACTCGACGATGCTTTTTTCTTTTGATGAAGCAAAATCATCGCCACTCCTCACCCCAATTATTCTTGTCACCGGGGAATGGGTAGCTGCCGGCTTTAATTTACGGATAAAAGTGTGCAATCGAGATGATGCGTTTTGTTTTGATGAGGGATGGTATGTAACACTTGAGCAAAGAGAGCTACCTATCCACATGAGGGGTAGACAATCTGGAGATCGATTATTGTTAAAAGGAATGAAAGATTCCAAACGTTTGTCCCGCCTAATGATTGATGAAAAAGTACCGCGGCACATACGAAAAGAGGTTCCAGTGCTCGAGACACAACTAGGCGAAATTATTGGTTTGCCAGGAGTTAGACTAGGTTCACGTTTTACCAAGCATCCACATGATGGTTGGACGCATAAATTTATGATTGAAAAAGAAACTACTAATCCCGAGGAGGAATCTATATGTTAG
- the hpt gene encoding hypoxanthine phosphoribosyltransferase — MLGKDIQEVLISEEQLQIKIRELGEVLTVDYKDKFPLAVGVLKGAMPFMADLMKRMDVYMEVDFMDVSSYGNATISSGEVKIVKDLNTSVEGRDVLILEDIIDSGLTLSYLVELFKYRKAKSIKIVTLLDKPSGRKVDLHVDYIGFEVPDSFVVGYGLDYMEKYRNLPYVGVLKKEVYSF; from the coding sequence ATGTTAGGGAAAGATATTCAAGAAGTATTGATTTCTGAAGAGCAATTACAAATAAAAATTCGTGAATTAGGAGAAGTCTTAACTGTTGATTATAAAGACAAGTTTCCATTGGCAGTTGGTGTACTAAAAGGCGCAATGCCATTTATGGCCGATCTTATGAAACGAATGGATGTTTACATGGAAGTTGATTTCATGGACGTTTCAAGTTACGGAAATGCGACAATTTCATCTGGTGAAGTTAAAATTGTGAAGGATTTAAACACAAGCGTCGAAGGTCGCGACGTATTGATTTTAGAGGATATTATCGATAGTGGTTTGACACTTAGTTATTTAGTTGAACTTTTTAAATATCGTAAAGCAAAATCAATTAAAATTGTTACTTTACTCGATAAACCAAGTGGTCGCAAAGTAGATTTACACGTTGACTACATTGGTTTTGAAGTGCCAGATTCATTTGTCGTGGGTTACGGATTAGATTACATGGAGAAATATCGCAACTTACCTTATGTAGGCGTTTTAAAGAAAGAAGTATACTCGTTTTAA
- the ftsH gene encoding ATP-dependent zinc metalloprotease FtsH, whose protein sequence is MNRIFRYTIFYLLIFLVIIGIFGTFNSEKNPTKEIRYDEFMTSLQGDEVTEFSMQPDASVYVVRGKMKGYKEDEEFVTNIPIDDQELYNKINTIAEANVKIDYLQAPQTSGWVQFFTGIIPFIIIFILFFFLLNQSQGGGNKVMSFGKSKAKLFDTEKKKVSFDDVAGADEEKQELVEVVEFLKDPRKFDAIGARIPKGILLVGPPGTGKTLLARAVAGESGVPFFSISGSDFVEMFVGVGASRVRDLFENAKKNAPCIIFIDEIDAVGRQRGAGLGGGHDEREQTLNQLLVEMDGFGANEGIIIVAATNRPDILDPALLRPGRFDRQITVGRPDVKGREAVLKVHARNKPLDEHVDLKAVSQRTPGFSGADLENLLNEAALVAARRNKKKIDMTDIDEATDRVIAGPAKTGKVISAKERRIVAYHEAGHVVIGLTLDDAEVVHKVTIVPRGQAGGYAVMLPKEDRYFMTKPELLDKISGLLGGRVAEDVVFGEVSTGAHNDFQRATSIARSMVTEYGMSDKLGPMQFGSAQGGNVFLGRDFNSEQNYSDAIAYEIDQEMQRMIKEQYVRTKEILTEKLELLELIANTLLEVETLDAGQIMHLKDHGTLPVRLVASVDEDEASDKKVDVETTNVDAVTPDVTGAANDPSTADLVKEETTVEPSGDIKEDRK, encoded by the coding sequence ATGAATCGAATATTTCGGTACACCATATTTTATTTATTAATTTTCCTTGTGATTATCGGGATCTTTGGTACGTTTAACAGCGAAAAAAACCCAACCAAAGAAATCCGTTATGACGAGTTTATGACTTCATTACAAGGTGACGAAGTTACAGAGTTCTCCATGCAACCAGATGCAAGTGTCTATGTAGTGCGTGGGAAAATGAAGGGTTATAAAGAAGATGAAGAATTCGTCACCAATATTCCGATTGATGACCAAGAACTTTATAACAAAATCAATACTATTGCTGAAGCCAATGTAAAAATTGACTATTTACAAGCACCTCAAACAAGTGGATGGGTGCAATTCTTTACAGGCATAATACCGTTCATTATCATCTTCATCCTGTTCTTCTTCTTATTGAACCAATCTCAGGGTGGCGGAAATAAAGTAATGAGTTTCGGCAAGAGTAAAGCGAAATTATTTGATACTGAAAAGAAAAAAGTTAGCTTTGATGATGTAGCAGGTGCTGATGAAGAGAAACAAGAACTTGTAGAAGTGGTTGAATTCTTAAAAGACCCTCGCAAATTCGATGCAATTGGCGCTCGTATTCCTAAAGGGATTCTTTTAGTTGGTCCTCCAGGTACTGGTAAAACATTGCTTGCTCGTGCTGTTGCAGGCGAATCAGGCGTTCCTTTCTTCTCAATTAGTGGTTCTGACTTTGTGGAAATGTTTGTAGGGGTGGGTGCATCTCGTGTACGTGACCTATTTGAAAACGCAAAGAAAAATGCACCATGTATCATCTTTATTGATGAAATTGATGCAGTTGGTCGTCAACGTGGAGCTGGTCTTGGTGGTGGACACGATGAGCGTGAACAAACCTTGAATCAATTGCTTGTTGAAATGGATGGTTTCGGAGCGAATGAAGGAATTATTATCGTCGCTGCAACAAACCGACCAGATATTCTAGATCCAGCACTTCTTCGTCCAGGACGTTTTGATCGTCAAATTACGGTTGGTCGCCCAGATGTTAAGGGTCGTGAAGCAGTCCTTAAAGTACATGCCCGCAACAAACCTTTAGATGAGCATGTAGATTTAAAAGCAGTCTCACAACGTACACCAGGATTTTCTGGTGCGGATTTAGAGAATCTTCTAAACGAAGCAGCTTTAGTTGCTGCCCGTCGTAATAAGAAGAAGATTGATATGACTGATATCGATGAAGCAACCGACCGCGTAATTGCAGGTCCTGCGAAAACCGGTAAAGTTATATCAGCAAAAGAACGCAGAATTGTTGCCTATCATGAAGCTGGGCACGTAGTAATAGGTTTAACGCTTGATGACGCAGAGGTTGTTCATAAAGTAACTATTGTTCCTCGTGGCCAAGCAGGCGGTTACGCTGTTATGTTACCAAAAGAGGATCGTTACTTCATGACTAAACCAGAATTACTTGATAAAATTTCTGGTCTACTTGGAGGACGTGTAGCTGAAGATGTTGTCTTCGGTGAAGTGTCAACGGGCGCTCACAATGATTTCCAACGTGCGACTAGCATTGCTAGAAGCATGGTTACTGAATATGGTATGAGTGATAAACTTGGACCTATGCAGTTTGGGTCAGCGCAAGGCGGTAACGTGTTCTTAGGTCGTGACTTTAACTCTGAGCAAAATTATTCGGATGCTATTGCTTACGAAATTGATCAAGAAATGCAACGTATGATTAAAGAGCAGTACGTTCGTACAAAAGAGATTTTGACGGAAAAACTAGAGTTACTAGAGTTAATTGCGAATACGCTTCTTGAAGTGGAAACACTAGACGCTGGTCAAATTATGCACTTGAAAGATCATGGTACTTTACCAGTACGTCTTGTTGCTTCTGTAGATGAAGATGAAGCTTCTGACAAAAAAGTGGATGTGGAAACGACAAATGTTGACGCAGTAACACCAGATGTTACGGGCGCAGCAAACGACCCATCAACTGCCGATTTAGTGAAGGAAGAAACGACTGTTGAACCTTCAGGCGACATTAAGGAAGATCGTAAATAA
- a CDS encoding type III pantothenate kinase translates to MILVLDTGNTNIVLGVYHENELIHHWRMETDRNKTEDEYGMQVKALFNHAGIDFSHIHSIIISSVVPPIMFSLERMCQKYFGIKPLVVGPGVKTGLNIKYENPREVGADRIVNAVAAIEEYGPPLIVVDFGTATTYCFINEKGEYMGGAIAPGIGISTEALFERASKLPRIELTQPESVVGKNTISAMQAGIVYGYVGQVEGIVSRMKAQSKEHPTVIATGGMASLIAAQTTVIDTVDPYLTLKGLHLIYERNQ, encoded by the coding sequence ATGATACTCGTTTTAGATACAGGAAATACAAATATTGTGCTGGGTGTTTATCATGAAAACGAACTAATACATCATTGGCGCATGGAAACTGACCGTAATAAAACAGAAGACGAATATGGCATGCAAGTTAAAGCATTATTTAACCATGCAGGTATCGACTTTAGTCATATTCATAGCATTATCATTTCGTCCGTTGTCCCGCCTATTATGTTTTCATTAGAGAGAATGTGTCAAAAATACTTTGGCATTAAACCGCTTGTAGTGGGTCCAGGTGTGAAAACTGGATTAAATATTAAATACGAAAACCCTCGTGAAGTCGGAGCAGATCGCATTGTCAACGCGGTCGCGGCGATAGAAGAATACGGTCCCCCACTAATAGTTGTGGATTTTGGGACGGCTACAACCTATTGTTTTATTAATGAAAAAGGCGAATATATGGGAGGCGCAATTGCACCCGGTATCGGCATTTCCACAGAAGCTCTATTTGAGCGAGCATCAAAATTGCCTCGAATTGAATTAACGCAACCGGAAAGTGTAGTTGGCAAGAATACGATTTCAGCTATGCAAGCTGGTATTGTTTATGGGTATGTTGGTCAAGTAGAAGGAATAGTGTCACGTATGAAAGCGCAAAGTAAAGAACACCCTACTGTCATTGCAACGGGTGGGATGGCTAGTTTAATTGCGGCGCAAACAACAGTAATTGATACGGTTGATCCATATTTAACTTTAAAAGGACTGCACTTAATATACGAACGTAACCAATAA
- the hslO gene encoding Hsp33 family molecular chaperone HslO has product MVDYLVRALAFEGKVRAYAVRTTDTVGEAQKRHATWPTASAALGRSMTAGVMMGAMLKGEDKITVKVEGNGPIGAIIVDSNSKGEVRGYVSKPQTHFDLNEHGKLDVSRAVGTEGMLTIVKDLGLRDFFTGSVPIVSGELGEDFTYYFAVSEQVPTSVGLGVLVNPDNTILASGGFIIQLMPGIEDETISIIEEKLSSMEPVSKLMARGLTPEELLQEILGAENVKFLDEMPVSFDCNCSKERFGSAILALGENEIQEMIEDDGKAEAQCHFCMETYQYSQQELESFIDEIK; this is encoded by the coding sequence ATGGTGGATTATTTAGTAAGAGCTCTAGCATTTGAAGGTAAAGTGCGTGCGTATGCTGTTCGCACAACGGATACAGTAGGAGAAGCACAGAAACGTCATGCAACTTGGCCAACTGCATCGGCAGCACTCGGTCGCTCGATGACAGCTGGTGTCATGATGGGTGCTATGCTAAAAGGTGAAGATAAAATCACGGTTAAAGTAGAAGGAAATGGTCCTATTGGTGCCATTATTGTCGATAGTAATTCAAAAGGTGAAGTACGTGGATATGTTTCAAAACCGCAAACTCACTTTGATTTAAATGAACATGGGAAACTCGATGTGTCTCGAGCAGTTGGAACAGAAGGTATGTTGACAATTGTAAAAGATCTAGGACTCCGTGATTTCTTTACAGGCTCAGTACCGATAGTTTCTGGTGAATTAGGTGAAGACTTTACGTATTATTTTGCGGTTTCTGAGCAAGTGCCTACTTCTGTTGGATTAGGGGTTTTAGTAAATCCGGATAATACAATTTTGGCATCAGGTGGATTTATTATTCAGTTAATGCCAGGAATTGAAGATGAAACGATTTCAATTATTGAAGAAAAACTAAGTTCGATGGAGCCTGTTTCTAAATTAATGGCAAGAGGACTAACGCCTGAAGAATTATTACAAGAGATTTTAGGTGCTGAAAACGTCAAATTCCTAGATGAAATGCCCGTATCTTTTGATTGTAATTGTTCAAAAGAGCGATTTGGATCAGCAATTTTAGCGTTAGGTGAAAATGAAATTCAAGAAATGATTGAGGATGACGGTAAAGCTGAAGCTCAATGTCATTTCTGTATGGAAACATATCAATATTCTCAACAAGAATTGGAATCGTTTATCGATGAAATCAAATAA
- a CDS encoding peptidyl-prolyl cis-trans isomerase: MKSNNKNGRHLVEDQPNQKRLKTKPVLIILFLLLLGNSLWFIAWLIPNESSGSGEEVASVEGQGITREDWIVAMEEQYGKDTLLELVNAKVMESAAGKYKIKVTDKEIDLELALIRSAQDSTVTQNHSLNKDMLRPKMRAQLILEKVLTKDVIIEDVEIQTFYDENKSLYNIPTTYQASLIVLQSESEAQEVVEELENGSSFDVLARERSVDIASASLGGNIGFISEGQENVDSSVVTAVSKLEIEQWSSPVLLTDERYAVVYLQDIAQGKAFSYKDMKGHIKRELALEQLPQSVSPEAFWKEFDTQWFYSE, encoded by the coding sequence ATGAAATCAAATAATAAAAATGGGCGTCATCTGGTAGAAGATCAACCCAATCAGAAGAGATTGAAAACAAAGCCAGTGCTTATTATTCTTTTTCTTTTGTTACTGGGGAATTCTTTGTGGTTTATTGCTTGGCTAATTCCAAATGAATCGTCTGGCAGTGGTGAAGAAGTAGCTTCTGTTGAGGGACAGGGAATTACTCGTGAAGACTGGATAGTTGCGATGGAAGAACAGTATGGAAAAGATACACTTCTCGAACTCGTAAATGCAAAAGTAATGGAATCAGCAGCGGGAAAATACAAAATAAAGGTAACAGATAAAGAAATAGATTTGGAACTTGCCTTAATTCGTTCTGCTCAAGACAGTACAGTTACACAAAATCATTCGTTGAATAAAGATATGCTCCGTCCAAAAATGCGCGCACAATTAATTTTAGAAAAAGTGCTAACAAAAGACGTAATCATTGAAGATGTAGAAATCCAAACATTTTATGATGAAAATAAGTCTCTTTATAACATCCCAACGACATATCAAGCGAGTTTAATAGTCTTGCAGTCTGAATCAGAAGCACAAGAGGTCGTTGAGGAACTTGAAAATGGATCTTCATTTGATGTGTTAGCTCGTGAACGTTCAGTAGATATCGCTTCAGCCAGTCTTGGTGGAAATATTGGATTTATTTCTGAAGGTCAAGAGAACGTAGATTCTTCAGTTGTAACAGCGGTTAGTAAATTAGAGATAGAACAATGGAGTAGTCCAGTTTTACTAACTGACGAACGATACGCTGTCGTTTATCTACAAGACATTGCACAAGGGAAGGCTTTTTCATATAAAGATATGAAGGGGCATATTAAACGTGAATTAGCATTGGAGCAACTCCCACAATCCGTTTCCCCTGAAGCATTTTGGAAAGAATTTGACACCCAATGGTTCTATTCGGAATAA